In Bacillus toyonensis BCT-7112, a single window of DNA contains:
- a CDS encoding LamG-like jellyroll fold domain-containing protein, translating to MDRIALRKVKGLIGLLMIFVLAFVSFPWSTSVKAEEKKQEKMQSEKKLVFPVVSDVHIKNSGTDDTFRWKRAIEQFNTLAPKQDAFVIVGDFTDSGSVQQYDRFMQVYNENANKDAVRMNSLGNHDYWNGLSVDGAQKRFLEKTGMESIYYHNVVKGYHFLVMSPEDGTTHGYYSDKQINWLKEEMAKAQKDDPEKPIFVFLHQHIKDTVYGSQEWGTKDSTKINAVLKEYPQVITFSGHSHYPLDDPRSIHQKDFTSVGTSSVSYMEVEGGKVQGNIPPGASTLSQGLLVEVDDEEVTINRRDFHTNAWTGEPWKIKLPAKKETFTHVENRDKEKPYFAKDAKLAVSNVTENAATVTFPQALDNLLVHSYRVQAKDKQTGEIKNKLLAFSEFYRDPVPKDLTFTLAGLDGGKTYLLEVVAIDSFGNESVQPLTAEITTKKDNIDPNVKVPKADVFDVNFADGTFKDNSPFVTKGDVKGNVTIEYDKALKKNVMKLNGKANTFGYLPFSAAQKEKVANAFTLETVFSMNEIRGQGILQNTESGGIGFESTGSGNVELWAHIGGSYKRVGVQLEANKTYHLTGTYNGSEIAIYVDGKKINSQPAQGKVYHPNVPFAFGADPDSNGNGGISLNGQIALAKLYSKALSSSEVLAAYNEFFNRTKLEQVNALYEELGKVKAVLAGTYEFGDKPGQYSKEAFQELEKSYNTAKQAFENIGSTGEQIIQTYNELKTANVTFVQSKVAEEQPKTPKEKLKINIESAKVVVQKAQAANVTDGSVKSLQQKITVAEAVLKDAKVKDEQVETMNRTIEHAISLVEKSMNK from the coding sequence GTGGACAGAATTGCTTTAAGAAAAGTAAAAGGTCTTATTGGATTATTAATGATTTTTGTATTGGCGTTTGTATCATTTCCATGGAGTACATCAGTCAAAGCGGAAGAGAAGAAACAAGAAAAGATGCAGAGTGAGAAGAAGTTAGTTTTTCCAGTTGTAAGTGATGTACATATTAAAAACAGTGGAACGGATGATACGTTTCGCTGGAAAAGAGCGATTGAACAGTTTAATACACTTGCTCCAAAACAAGATGCATTTGTAATTGTAGGAGATTTTACTGATTCAGGATCGGTACAACAATATGATCGCTTCATGCAAGTGTATAATGAAAATGCAAATAAAGATGCGGTACGAATGAATTCTCTCGGTAATCATGATTATTGGAACGGCTTATCTGTAGATGGAGCGCAGAAGCGTTTCTTAGAAAAAACAGGAATGGAATCGATTTATTATCATAATGTGGTGAAAGGGTATCACTTCCTTGTTATGTCTCCGGAAGATGGGACAACTCATGGATATTATTCAGACAAGCAAATTAACTGGTTAAAAGAAGAAATGGCAAAAGCGCAAAAGGATGATCCAGAAAAGCCGATTTTCGTATTTTTACATCAACATATTAAAGATACAGTATACGGTAGCCAAGAGTGGGGAACGAAAGATAGTACGAAAATTAATGCAGTATTAAAAGAATACCCACAAGTCATTACGTTTTCAGGTCATTCTCATTATCCGTTAGATGATCCAAGATCTATTCATCAAAAAGACTTTACGTCCGTTGGTACATCTTCTGTAAGTTATATGGAAGTTGAAGGCGGTAAAGTACAAGGAAATATCCCGCCAGGAGCTAGTACGTTAAGCCAAGGTTTATTAGTAGAAGTAGATGATGAAGAGGTAACGATTAATCGTCGTGATTTCCATACGAATGCTTGGACAGGTGAGCCTTGGAAAATTAAATTGCCAGCAAAGAAAGAAACATTTACACATGTAGAAAATCGTGATAAAGAAAAGCCATACTTCGCTAAGGATGCAAAGCTTGCTGTATCAAATGTAACAGAAAACGCAGCAACAGTAACATTCCCGCAAGCATTGGACAACCTTCTTGTTCATTCTTATCGTGTACAAGCGAAGGATAAACAAACAGGTGAGATTAAAAATAAGTTATTAGCATTCTCAGAGTTTTACCGTGACCCAGTGCCGAAAGACCTTACATTTACGCTTGCAGGGTTAGATGGTGGGAAAACATACCTACTTGAAGTCGTCGCAATTGATTCATTTGGCAATGAAAGTGTGCAGCCGTTAACGGCAGAAATTACTACGAAAAAAGATAATATCGATCCGAATGTAAAAGTGCCAAAGGCTGATGTTTTCGATGTGAACTTTGCAGATGGTACATTTAAAGACAATTCACCATTTGTTACAAAAGGTGATGTGAAGGGTAATGTGACTATTGAATATGATAAAGCTTTGAAAAAAAATGTTATGAAGTTAAACGGGAAAGCAAATACATTTGGGTATCTGCCGTTTTCAGCAGCCCAAAAAGAAAAAGTAGCAAATGCATTTACGTTAGAAACTGTATTTTCAATGAATGAAATTCGTGGACAAGGTATTTTGCAAAATACAGAGAGTGGTGGAATTGGTTTTGAGTCTACAGGAAGTGGAAATGTTGAATTGTGGGCTCATATTGGTGGTAGTTATAAACGTGTTGGCGTTCAGTTAGAAGCGAACAAAACATATCATTTAACAGGAACGTATAACGGAAGTGAAATAGCAATTTATGTAGATGGTAAAAAAATAAATAGCCAACCAGCTCAAGGAAAAGTGTATCATCCGAACGTACCGTTTGCATTTGGAGCTGATCCAGATAGCAATGGAAATGGTGGCATTTCGTTAAATGGTCAAATTGCGCTAGCAAAATTATATAGTAAAGCATTAAGTTCTTCAGAAGTATTAGCAGCGTACAATGAGTTTTTTAATCGTACGAAGTTAGAGCAAGTAAACGCGTTATATGAAGAGCTAGGAAAAGTAAAAGCAGTGTTAGCTGGTACATATGAATTTGGTGATAAGCCAGGTCAATACTCAAAGGAAGCATTTCAAGAACTAGAGAAAAGCTATAACACTGCAAAGCAAGCGTTTGAAAATATCGGAAGTACTGGGGAACAAATTATTCAAACGTATAACGAATTAAAAACAGCTAATGTAACCTTTGTACAATCTAAAGTAGCAGAAGAGCAACCAAAAACACCGAAAGAAAAATTAAAAATCAATATTGAATCTGCAAAAGTTGTAGTACAGAAAGCGCAAGCTGCGAATGTAACGGACGGTTCAGTGAAATCATTACAACAAAAAATTACAGTTGCAGAAGCTGTATTAAAAGATGCGAAAGTGAAAGACGAACAGGTAGAAACGATGAATCGTACGATAGAGCATGCGATTTCACTCGTTGAAAAAAGCATGAACAAATAA
- a CDS encoding amino acid permease gives MKSLLRKKALSTESPKQLDRTLTALDLTFLGIGAVIGTGIFVLTGIVAAKHSGPGIMLSFLIAAFTCACVAFCYAEFASSIPVSGSVYTYAYMTVGEVVAFIVGWCLMLEYLLAVAAVAVGWSGYLQSLLQGFNIHLPAIIASAPGVGKGGIIDLPAVCILLLITGLLSFGIRESARINNIMVLIKLAVIIAFIVAGAKYVKPENWTPFIPFGYDGIITGAATVFFAFLGFDAIATAAEETKKPQRDLPIGIIGSLLICTVLYMIVSFVLTGMVPYTQLDVSDPVAFALHFVGEDTIAGLLAVGAMTGMTTVLLVVMYGQVRVSYAMSRDGLLPKALARVNKKVKIPLLNTWITGVVAALLAGLLDLHLLANLVNIGTLTAFTFVCCAVLILRKTHPDLKRGFRTPFVPVLPVVAILCCLYLMINLSKTTWISFAVWLIVGLCFYFFYSRKHSHLATEKTNDETKEA, from the coding sequence ATGAAGTCATTATTACGAAAAAAAGCGCTCAGTACTGAATCACCAAAGCAACTAGATAGAACATTAACTGCACTCGATTTAACGTTTTTAGGAATCGGCGCCGTAATTGGGACAGGAATCTTTGTATTAACGGGGATTGTTGCAGCAAAACATTCTGGTCCTGGTATTATGCTATCATTTCTTATCGCTGCATTTACTTGTGCTTGTGTAGCCTTTTGTTATGCTGAATTTGCTTCTTCTATACCTGTCTCAGGAAGTGTGTATACTTACGCATATATGACAGTCGGAGAAGTCGTCGCCTTCATCGTCGGATGGTGTTTAATGCTCGAATATTTACTTGCCGTTGCAGCTGTAGCTGTTGGGTGGTCTGGTTATTTACAATCTTTACTACAAGGATTTAACATACACCTTCCCGCCATAATCGCCTCGGCCCCCGGTGTTGGAAAAGGTGGTATCATCGATTTACCAGCTGTCTGTATTTTACTTCTTATTACTGGCCTTTTAAGTTTCGGTATACGTGAAAGTGCACGCATTAATAATATTATGGTTCTTATTAAACTAGCTGTTATCATTGCCTTTATCGTTGCAGGCGCAAAATATGTAAAGCCTGAAAATTGGACACCGTTCATTCCATTCGGATACGACGGTATTATTACTGGAGCTGCCACTGTATTCTTCGCCTTTTTAGGGTTTGATGCAATCGCAACCGCTGCAGAAGAAACGAAAAAACCACAGCGTGATTTACCAATCGGCATTATCGGTTCCCTTCTTATTTGTACTGTTTTATACATGATTGTATCTTTCGTTTTAACAGGCATGGTTCCTTATACACAATTAGATGTTTCTGATCCAGTTGCATTTGCATTGCATTTCGTTGGTGAAGATACAATTGCAGGGTTACTCGCTGTTGGTGCGATGACTGGAATGACAACCGTTCTCTTAGTCGTTATGTATGGACAAGTTCGTGTTTCATATGCGATGAGCCGCGACGGTTTACTTCCAAAAGCGTTAGCACGTGTAAATAAAAAAGTGAAAATCCCTTTATTAAATACGTGGATTACTGGCGTTGTTGCCGCTTTATTAGCAGGACTTTTAGACCTACATTTACTCGCGAATTTAGTAAACATCGGTACGTTAACAGCCTTCACATTCGTTTGCTGTGCTGTACTTATTTTACGAAAAACACATCCTGACTTAAAACGCGGATTCCGTACTCCTTTCGTACCTGTACTACCAGTTGTCGCAATCCTTTGCTGTTTATATTTAATGATCAATTTGTCTAAAACGACATGGATTAGCTTTGCAGTTTGGCTTATAGTCGGCTTATGCTTCTATTTCTTCTACTCTAGAAAGCATAGTCATTTAGCTACTGAAAAAACAAATGATGAGACGAAAGAAGCATAA
- a CDS encoding cation:proton antiporter: MLFYFELVVILLCTKLAGDISVRLGQPSVLGKLLVGIIIGPAVLGIINSSELIDELSEIGVLLLMFMAGLETDLEELNRNLKSSFAVAAGGIIFPFIGGYVIGLLFGLMQSHAIFLGLLLCATSVSITVQTLRDLGKMNTRESTTILGAAVFDDVIVVILLAFVMSFLGTQDVNITLVIVKKIVFFVSIVFIAWKVVPWIMKMLVPLRVTEALISAALIICFSFSYYSEMMGIAGIIGAFAAGIAISQTEYKHEVEHKIEPIAYAIFVPVFFVSIGMEITFQGIGSQLWFIIIMTLVAIFTKLIGSGLGARLTGFNLQSSISIGAGMVSRGEVALIIAANGLTANLLAKENFTAIVIVVILTTIITPPLLKKYFV; the protein is encoded by the coding sequence ATGTTATTTTATTTTGAACTTGTCGTCATTTTACTTTGTACGAAATTAGCTGGTGATATTAGCGTTAGACTCGGTCAGCCTTCTGTACTTGGTAAATTACTTGTTGGTATTATTATCGGTCCTGCGGTGCTAGGTATTATTAATAGTTCAGAACTTATTGATGAGCTTAGTGAAATTGGTGTTTTGCTACTTATGTTTATGGCGGGACTTGAAACAGATTTAGAAGAGTTAAATCGGAATTTGAAATCGTCGTTTGCAGTAGCGGCTGGTGGAATTATTTTTCCTTTCATCGGTGGATATGTGATAGGGCTGTTGTTTGGATTAATGCAATCTCATGCCATTTTTTTAGGATTATTACTTTGTGCAACATCGGTTAGTATTACAGTGCAAACGCTAAGAGATTTAGGGAAGATGAATACGAGAGAAAGTACAACGATTTTAGGTGCTGCCGTATTTGATGATGTAATTGTCGTTATTTTATTAGCGTTTGTTATGAGCTTTTTAGGAACGCAAGATGTGAATATAACACTTGTCATTGTAAAGAAAATTGTTTTCTTTGTAAGTATTGTTTTTATCGCATGGAAAGTCGTTCCTTGGATTATGAAAATGCTTGTGCCGCTTCGTGTAACAGAAGCTTTAATTAGCGCGGCTCTTATTATTTGTTTCTCTTTTTCGTATTACAGTGAAATGATGGGAATTGCAGGTATTATTGGAGCATTTGCAGCAGGAATTGCCATTTCTCAAACGGAGTATAAGCATGAAGTGGAACATAAAATTGAACCGATTGCTTATGCGATATTTGTACCAGTGTTCTTCGTAAGTATCGGAATGGAAATTACATTTCAAGGAATCGGGAGTCAGCTTTGGTTCATTATCATTATGACGCTCGTTGCGATTTTCACAAAGTTAATCGGATCAGGTTTAGGAGCAAGACTGACAGGATTCAACCTCCAATCTTCTATTAGTATTGGTGCAGGGATGGTGTCACGCGGAGAAGTAGCGCTGATTATCGCAGCAAACGGACTTACGGCGAATTTATTAGCGAAAGAAAATTTCACAGCGATTGTGATTGTTGTTATATTGACGACGATTATTACACCGCCACTTTTAAAGAAGTATTTTGTATAG
- a CDS encoding MurR/RpiR family transcriptional regulator, translated as MKASTLLFKIENNMDQFSPAEKKVAMYIMENAEIVPNLTTKEVSTNAGSSEASVVRFCKTIGIGSFKAFKIALVRELTIADYNINDFSVMNKEDGPYDLFNKVTYVNKAAIEASVTAIDKKELEKAADRIVNADKILFYGVGGSATPAMDGAYKFTRLGFTAMMLSDFHMMLPLVTNLKEGDIFVAISTSGRTKDVLEMAQYAKRQGATVIGITKLDQSSPLYKEADIRLCMPDVEQDHRIASIASRMTQLNMIDALYVITFNRIGNKVLDQFMETREEALRLRKLK; from the coding sequence GTGAAAGCTTCAACATTACTATTTAAAATTGAAAATAATATGGATCAATTTTCACCAGCTGAAAAGAAGGTTGCCATGTACATAATGGAGAACGCAGAGATTGTTCCAAATTTAACGACAAAAGAAGTGTCTACAAATGCGGGATCGAGTGAGGCGAGTGTTGTACGTTTTTGTAAAACAATCGGTATTGGAAGCTTTAAAGCATTTAAGATAGCGCTTGTTCGTGAATTAACGATTGCTGATTATAATATTAACGATTTTTCAGTAATGAATAAGGAAGATGGACCGTACGATTTGTTTAATAAAGTTACGTATGTGAATAAAGCCGCAATTGAGGCAAGTGTTACGGCGATAGATAAGAAGGAACTTGAGAAAGCTGCAGATCGTATTGTAAATGCGGATAAGATCTTATTTTACGGCGTAGGTGGGTCAGCGACACCGGCGATGGATGGGGCGTATAAATTTACACGGCTCGGATTTACAGCGATGATGCTATCTGATTTTCATATGATGTTGCCGCTTGTGACGAATTTAAAAGAAGGCGATATATTTGTGGCGATTTCAACATCTGGGCGAACGAAAGATGTGCTTGAAATGGCGCAATATGCAAAGAGACAAGGTGCAACTGTTATCGGAATTACGAAACTTGACCAATCATCACCTTTATATAAAGAAGCGGACATTCGCCTTTGTATGCCGGATGTAGAGCAAGATCATCGTATTGCGAGTATTGCTTCGAGAATGACGCAACTGAATATGATTGATGCTTTATATGTGATTACTTTTAATCGAATTGGCAATAAAGTGCTGGATCAATTTATGGAGACGCGAGAAGAAGCTTTGCGGTTACGGAAGTTAAAGTAG
- the murQ gene encoding N-acetylmuramic acid 6-phosphate etherase, translated as MLENLSTEHRNEKTTNLDEMSIKEVLQSMNEEDRTVALAVEKEIEHIEKAVQTVIKSFEEEGRLIYIGAGTSGRLGILDAVECPPTFGTDDKMVQGFIAGGLKAFTKAVEGAEDREELAEEDLKSIGLNEKDTVIGIAASGRTPYVIGGLKYAHSVGASTASISCNKNAEISKYAKLNVEVETGAEILTGSTRLKAGTAQKLVLNMISTASMIGVGKVYKNLMVDVQSTNEKLVERSKRIIVEATGVSYEVAAEYYEKANRNVKVAIVMVLLQCEYGEALEKLKEAKGFVKKAL; from the coding sequence ATGTTAGAAAATTTATCGACAGAACACCGTAATGAGAAAACGACGAATCTAGATGAGATGAGTATAAAAGAAGTGTTACAAAGTATGAATGAAGAAGATCGAACTGTTGCGTTAGCAGTTGAAAAAGAAATAGAACACATTGAAAAGGCTGTACAGACTGTTATTAAATCTTTTGAAGAAGAGGGCCGATTAATTTATATTGGGGCTGGTACGAGTGGACGTTTAGGTATTTTAGATGCGGTTGAATGCCCACCAACATTTGGAACAGATGATAAAATGGTGCAAGGATTTATAGCAGGTGGATTGAAAGCGTTTACTAAGGCGGTGGAAGGTGCCGAAGATCGCGAAGAATTAGCAGAAGAAGATTTGAAAAGTATTGGCTTAAACGAGAAAGATACAGTGATTGGTATTGCCGCAAGTGGTAGAACCCCTTACGTAATTGGCGGATTGAAATACGCACATAGTGTGGGAGCAAGTACGGCGAGTATTTCTTGTAATAAAAATGCTGAAATAAGTAAGTATGCAAAACTCAATGTAGAAGTGGAGACAGGTGCAGAAATATTAACAGGCTCAACACGTTTGAAGGCTGGTACAGCGCAAAAATTAGTGCTCAATATGATTTCAACAGCGTCAATGATTGGTGTAGGAAAAGTATATAAAAACTTAATGGTAGATGTTCAATCTACGAATGAAAAGTTAGTAGAACGATCAAAACGAATTATTGTGGAAGCAACAGGAGTTAGTTATGAAGTAGCAGCAGAGTATTACGAAAAAGCAAATCGTAATGTGAAAGTTGCTATCGTTATGGTATTACTACAGTGTGAGTATGGGGAAGCACTAGAAAAACTAAAAGAAGCGAAAGGCTTTGTGAAGAAAGCATTATAA
- a CDS encoding PTS transporter subunit EIIC, whose translation MKKEERMAKEISEQLGGIKNIRGIAHCMTRLRLTLHDESKVNMDLLKKVEGVMGVIEDETLQVVVGPGTVNKVAAEMEVLTGLRIGEVADHHLEDIGQEIKSEMKKKNNTPVKNFLRKIGNIFIPLIPGLVASGIINGVANFAKNAGADPNATWLQMLLLIGGGIFTFLGILVGWNTAKEFGGTPVLGAIAGILIFNPAMANVKLFGEAMVPGRGGLFAVIFAAWLMVVVERRVRKAVPNAVDIIVTPLITVLAVSIVTMLAIQPAAGFLSDGITSGINAILNVGGAFAGAVLAGTFLPLVMVGLHHGLTPIHMEFINQTHVTPLLPVLAMAGAGQVGAAIAIYVKTKNKRLRNVIKGGLPVGFLGIGEPLLYGVTLPLGKPFITACLGAAVGGAFQAVMKTASLGIGVSGLSLIPLIADNKYLLYFLGLVIAYTFGFIFTYFFGFKEEMAENI comes from the coding sequence ATGAAGAAAGAAGAGAGAATGGCCAAAGAAATTTCAGAGCAACTTGGGGGAATAAAAAATATTCGTGGCATTGCTCATTGTATGACGAGACTGAGGTTAACGCTTCATGATGAAAGTAAAGTGAATATGGATCTTTTGAAAAAGGTTGAAGGCGTTATGGGCGTCATTGAAGATGAAACACTTCAAGTTGTTGTTGGTCCAGGAACTGTAAATAAAGTAGCAGCTGAAATGGAAGTTTTAACAGGATTACGAATTGGTGAGGTTGCAGATCATCATCTTGAAGATATTGGTCAAGAGATTAAATCAGAGATGAAGAAGAAAAATAATACACCAGTGAAGAACTTTTTACGAAAAATAGGTAACATTTTTATTCCGTTAATACCTGGTCTTGTTGCATCAGGAATTATAAACGGAGTTGCTAACTTTGCGAAAAACGCTGGTGCTGATCCGAATGCTACATGGCTACAAATGTTACTACTCATTGGCGGCGGTATCTTTACATTTTTAGGGATTTTAGTCGGTTGGAATACAGCGAAAGAATTTGGCGGGACACCAGTTCTTGGGGCGATTGCGGGTATTTTAATTTTCAATCCGGCGATGGCAAATGTGAAATTATTTGGTGAGGCAATGGTACCTGGGCGGGGCGGATTGTTTGCAGTTATTTTTGCAGCGTGGCTTATGGTAGTAGTTGAGAGAAGAGTACGAAAAGCAGTGCCGAATGCAGTAGATATTATTGTAACACCGCTTATTACTGTATTAGCTGTAAGTATAGTAACGATGTTAGCGATTCAGCCAGCAGCGGGATTTTTATCTGATGGTATTACGAGCGGTATTAACGCAATTTTAAATGTTGGTGGGGCATTTGCTGGAGCAGTGCTAGCCGGAACGTTTTTACCACTCGTTATGGTCGGATTACACCACGGTTTAACACCGATTCATATGGAATTTATTAATCAAACGCACGTAACACCTTTATTACCAGTACTCGCAATGGCTGGTGCCGGTCAAGTGGGCGCAGCGATTGCAATTTATGTAAAAACAAAAAATAAACGACTTCGTAACGTAATTAAAGGTGGATTGCCAGTTGGGTTTTTAGGGATTGGTGAGCCGTTATTATACGGGGTTACATTACCACTTGGAAAACCTTTTATCACTGCTTGTTTAGGAGCGGCTGTCGGTGGTGCATTCCAAGCAGTTATGAAAACGGCTTCACTCGGAATTGGCGTATCAGGATTATCTTTAATCCCGTTAATTGCTGATAATAAATATTTACTATATTTCTTAGGTTTAGTCATTGCATATACTTTCGGATTTATCTTCACGTACTTCTTCGGATTTAAAGAAGAAATGGCAGAAAACATATAG
- a CDS encoding DUF871 domain-containing protein gives MIGVSIYLSKGQADKQKEWLKIAKENGFSSIFTSLHIPEDDPDTYKELIQTLGKQALENEMELMVDISPKSLNHLGITYENVEVLLGFGITGLRMDYGIAPKEIARVSHKMKVALNASTITESFWEELLAENIRVENVEAWHNFYPRPETGLARSFLQKQNQYLHACGITTMAFIPGDEDKRGPLYEGLPTLEKHRNMRPLEAFLELVQDCDVDKVLIGDISASLESVQEIASVSRGIIPLRYESFINENEVLKVVEQVHTNRLDPARDVIRSVESREGNKVILQPMHAIARKKGSITIDNELYGRYAGEMQVVINDLPTDEKVNVVGMVVEEDVLLLPYIGAGKKFQLFLCD, from the coding sequence ATGATAGGAGTTTCAATTTATCTTTCAAAAGGGCAAGCAGACAAACAAAAAGAGTGGCTAAAAATAGCGAAGGAAAACGGATTTTCATCTATTTTTACATCACTTCATATTCCGGAAGACGATCCAGATACGTATAAAGAGTTAATTCAAACATTAGGGAAACAGGCTCTCGAAAATGAAATGGAATTAATGGTGGATATATCTCCAAAGTCGTTAAATCATTTAGGAATAACGTATGAAAATGTGGAAGTGTTATTGGGCTTTGGTATTACTGGTTTACGAATGGATTATGGCATTGCGCCGAAGGAAATTGCGCGTGTATCTCATAAGATGAAAGTAGCTTTAAATGCGAGTACGATTACAGAATCTTTCTGGGAAGAGTTACTTGCGGAAAATATACGGGTAGAGAATGTAGAAGCGTGGCATAATTTTTATCCGCGCCCAGAAACAGGACTAGCAAGGTCCTTTTTACAAAAGCAAAATCAATATTTACATGCGTGTGGAATAACAACGATGGCATTTATTCCGGGAGATGAGGATAAACGTGGCCCGTTATATGAAGGGTTACCAACGTTAGAAAAGCACCGCAATATGCGCCCGCTTGAAGCGTTTTTAGAACTTGTTCAAGATTGTGATGTCGATAAAGTGTTGATTGGAGATATAAGTGCTAGTTTAGAAAGTGTACAAGAAATTGCGAGCGTGAGTAGAGGGATTATTCCGCTGCGATATGAGTCATTTATAAATGAAAATGAAGTATTAAAAGTAGTAGAGCAAGTGCATACAAATAGATTAGACCCAGCACGTGATGTCATTCGCTCAGTAGAATCAAGGGAAGGAAATAAAGTGATTTTACAGCCGATGCATGCAATCGCAAGAAAGAAAGGCAGTATCACAATTGATAATGAATTGTACGGTAGATATGCCGGGGAGATGCAAGTTGTTATAAATGATTTGCCTACAGATGAGAAGGTGAATGTTGTCGGAATGGTTGTGGAAGAGGACGTGCTGTTATTGCCTTATATTGGTGCTGGAAAAAAGTTTCAACTTTTTCTGTGCGATTGA